The Afipia massiliensis genome has a segment encoding these proteins:
- a CDS encoding BA14K family protein, translated as MINLKIIGAAALLAVAPAIASSTADAQGGRGGGGGGGMSRGGGGGGAIGGGGGFRGGGGGAAIGGGGFRGGGAAIGGGGFRGGGAAMGGGGFRGGGNFAGRAAIAGAGAGALASGPAFAGRPVAQLGGGRPVAQLGSGWSGHRHHGHRHHRHWRPGYGFGAGLALGALSSSYYYNSPYYYDDSYAYAPVYEEYAAVPGGDDAYCSQRYKSYDPASGTYLGYDGQRHPCP; from the coding sequence ATGATCAATCTCAAGATTATCGGCGCAGCAGCGCTACTCGCAGTCGCACCGGCGATTGCGTCGTCAACCGCGGATGCGCAAGGCGGTAGAGGTGGAGGCGGCGGCGGCGGCATGTCTCGCGGCGGCGGCGGTGGCGGTGCCATCGGTGGAGGCGGCGGCTTTCGCGGTGGTGGCGGCGGTGCTGCCATCGGTGGTGGTGGCTTCCGTGGCGGCGGTGCGGCGATAGGTGGCGGCGGTTTCCGTGGCGGTGGTGCTGCGATGGGCGGCGGTGGCTTCCGCGGCGGTGGCAACTTTGCCGGCCGCGCGGCAATCGCTGGCGCCGGAGCCGGCGCTCTTGCCTCAGGCCCGGCATTCGCCGGACGGCCCGTAGCGCAGCTCGGAGGCGGACGTCCGGTTGCCCAGCTTGGTAGCGGATGGAGTGGCCACAGACACCACGGTCACAGGCACCATCGTCATTGGCGCCCGGGTTACGGCTTCGGCGCCGGGCTGGCTCTCGGTGCATTGAGCTCGTCTTATTATTACAACAGCCCGTACTATTACGATGACTCGTATGCCTATGCGCCGGTTTATGAGGAGTATGCAGCAGTGCCGGGCGGCGATGACGCTTACTGCTCGCAGCGCTACAAGTCCTACGATCCGGCATCCGGGACGTACCTTGGCTATGACGGCCAGCGGCACCCCTGCCCGTAA
- a CDS encoding NADH:ubiquinone oxidoreductase subunit NDUFA12 → MKLFFLRFFTWWSGSTFGTQLWTRRFGELVGQDEGGNTYYRTRGGKIDPTLGFERRWVIYNGYAEATRVPPAWHGWLHHTVDTPPTEIDYKPREWEKPHRPNMTGTPAAYRPSGSTLASGRRPKATGDYQPWTPGQ, encoded by the coding sequence ATGAAGCTGTTTTTCCTGCGTTTTTTCACGTGGTGGAGCGGGTCGACCTTCGGCACGCAGCTCTGGACTCGCCGATTTGGCGAACTGGTCGGACAGGACGAGGGCGGCAACACCTACTACCGTACGCGCGGCGGCAAGATCGACCCGACACTGGGCTTCGAACGCCGCTGGGTGATCTACAACGGATATGCCGAAGCGACGCGCGTTCCACCGGCGTGGCACGGCTGGTTGCACCACACCGTGGACACGCCGCCGACCGAGATCGATTACAAGCCCCGCGAGTGGGAAAAGCCGCACCGCCCCAACATGACCGGGACGCCTGCAGCCTATCGCCCTTCGGGTTCGACGCTTGCCAGCGGCCGCCGGCCCAAGGCCACCGGTGACTATCAGCCGTGGACGCCCGGGCAGTAA
- a CDS encoding DUF2155 domain-containing protein, with the protein MFRTITTFSFAALIATSLVSLASPVHAQIGNIFSDRPRPPANIQRGEPIQEPEEEEVPDLPPQGRLLPTPNRPPPGQGVPPPGNVQTQPLPPPPGTAAAPRQPAVPGQGTPNVATVPPANPLPGLPPGQKQPRGAPPSPATLQPGDEVVTEPPAQKIVNKQAVFAGLDKITGRIIKFDADMGETVQFGALRVKPQACYTRPSTEAANTDAFVEVDEITLQGEVKRIFSGWMFAASPGLHGVEHPIYDIWLTDCKGPAATVAQQEAPKAAPPPPPQQQPKRPAKQPAVQRPLPPPNPFPPFQR; encoded by the coding sequence ATGTTCCGAACCATCACCACCTTTTCATTCGCAGCCTTGATCGCGACATCGCTGGTGTCGCTTGCGTCGCCCGTTCACGCGCAGATCGGCAACATCTTTTCCGACAGACCGCGGCCGCCCGCCAATATCCAGCGCGGGGAGCCGATACAGGAGCCGGAAGAAGAGGAAGTCCCTGATCTGCCGCCGCAGGGCCGCCTGCTTCCGACCCCCAACCGTCCGCCACCGGGGCAGGGCGTACCGCCGCCCGGCAACGTTCAAACACAGCCGTTGCCTCCACCGCCAGGAACGGCCGCTGCTCCAAGACAGCCCGCAGTGCCCGGACAAGGCACGCCAAACGTCGCGACCGTGCCTCCAGCCAATCCGTTGCCGGGGTTGCCGCCGGGGCAGAAACAGCCGCGCGGTGCGCCGCCGTCGCCTGCGACCTTGCAGCCGGGCGACGAGGTCGTGACGGAGCCGCCGGCGCAGAAGATCGTCAACAAGCAGGCGGTCTTTGCGGGCCTCGACAAGATCACCGGCCGCATCATCAAGTTCGATGCCGACATGGGTGAGACCGTTCAGTTCGGCGCGCTGCGCGTCAAGCCACAGGCCTGTTACACGCGACCATCGACAGAAGCGGCCAACACCGACGCGTTCGTCGAGGTCGATGAGATCACGTTGCAGGGTGAGGTGAAGCGGATATTTTCAGGCTGGATGTTCGCGGCCAGTCCGGGTCTGCACGGCGTCGAGCACCCGATTTACGATATCTGGCTGACCGACTGCAAAGGTCCGGCAGCAACCGTTGCGCAGCAGGAGGCGCCGAAAGCCGCGCCGCCTCCGCCGCCTCAGCAGCAGCCAAAGCGTCCGGCGAAGCAGCCGGCCGTGCAGCGGCCCTTGCCGCCGCCCAATCCATTCCCGCCGTTCCAGCGATAA
- the aat gene encoding leucyl/phenylalanyl-tRNA--protein transferase, whose translation MSSRDTAPSEITPSVLLRAYACGIFPMSESADDPTIFWVEPEKRGIIPLDGFRVASRLARTVRADTFRVTVNTAFKQTIAGCAAPQRGRDDTWINGRIRDLYTSLHEIGHCHSVEAWRGDHLVGGLYGVSLGRAFFGESMFHTERDASKVALVHLVARLLAGGFVLLDTQFVTDHLRTFGAVEVPRRRYRMLLDEAVTGHGDFFALPASRPVTGAEALACLTQT comes from the coding sequence ATGAGTTCGCGCGACACCGCACCTTCCGAAATTACCCCCAGTGTCCTGCTGCGAGCCTATGCCTGCGGCATTTTCCCGATGTCGGAAAGCGCCGACGACCCGACCATTTTCTGGGTTGAACCCGAAAAGCGCGGCATTATCCCGCTTGATGGCTTTCGCGTCGCATCTCGCCTGGCGCGGACCGTTCGGGCCGACACCTTCCGCGTCACGGTCAATACTGCTTTCAAGCAAACCATCGCCGGTTGCGCCGCGCCGCAGCGGGGCCGCGATGACACCTGGATCAATGGCCGCATCCGCGATCTCTACACGTCGCTGCACGAGATCGGTCATTGCCACAGCGTCGAAGCATGGCGCGGCGATCACCTGGTGGGCGGACTGTATGGCGTCAGCCTCGGCCGCGCATTCTTCGGCGAAAGCATGTTTCACACCGAGCGCGACGCATCCAAGGTGGCACTCGTCCATCTCGTGGCCCGCCTGCTGGCCGGAGGCTTCGTGCTGCTCGATACGCAATTCGTGACGGACCACCTGCGCACCTTCGGCGCTGTCGAAGTTCCGCGGCGGCGTTATCGCATGCTGCTCGATGAAGCCGTGACCGGGCATGGCGACTTCTTCGCGCTTCCCGCCAGCCGGCCGGTCACCGGCGCGGAAGCGCTGGCGTGCCTGACGCAAACCTAG
- a CDS encoding sensor histidine kinase, with protein sequence MKPETPLLLYIDDDADLARLVERGLKRQGYAVEHASDGTSGLARIRQGGIDVVALDQHMPGLDGLETLAEIQKISDAPPVIFVTASQDSKIAITALKAGASDYLVKDTQGEFLALLDVAARGAVEQALVRKARDDAEAEVHASRDRYAALAAEREVLLREVNHRVGNSLQIIASLLHLQANSSTDEDVKAALTNAMGRVAAVAQVHRRLYTSQDLKTVMLNQYLEALLEDLRRSAEGNRMSRLTLKAEPVEIDPDRAVAIGIIVNELVMNAVKYAYPDGAGPIHVELRSRDGGLELSISDDGVGLQVKQNPQSTGMGQRIVSAMAIKLDTKAERDPAHPGTRIVLHLKNTAQTHVRQPAPGMA encoded by the coding sequence ATGAAACCGGAAACACCACTCCTCCTGTACATCGACGACGATGCCGATCTCGCGCGGCTGGTCGAGCGCGGATTGAAGCGGCAAGGATATGCCGTGGAGCACGCCTCAGATGGTACGAGCGGTCTTGCACGCATTAGGCAAGGCGGGATCGATGTGGTCGCACTCGATCAGCACATGCCTGGCCTCGACGGGCTCGAGACACTCGCTGAAATCCAGAAGATTTCCGATGCACCGCCAGTCATTTTTGTAACCGCATCACAGGATAGCAAGATTGCGATCACTGCGTTGAAGGCTGGCGCTTCGGACTATCTGGTGAAGGATACACAGGGAGAATTTCTCGCGCTACTCGACGTGGCAGCCAGGGGTGCCGTGGAGCAGGCCCTGGTCCGAAAGGCGCGCGACGATGCCGAAGCGGAAGTTCATGCTTCGCGTGATCGCTACGCTGCGCTGGCGGCGGAACGCGAGGTTCTGCTGCGCGAGGTGAACCACCGCGTCGGCAACAGTTTGCAGATCATCGCGTCGTTGCTGCATCTTCAAGCGAATTCAAGTACCGACGAAGACGTGAAGGCCGCGCTGACCAACGCAATGGGCCGCGTCGCTGCCGTCGCGCAGGTGCATCGCCGCCTTTACACATCGCAGGATCTGAAGACGGTCATGCTCAATCAGTATCTCGAGGCGTTGCTCGAAGATCTGCGCCGTTCCGCGGAAGGCAACCGGATGTCGCGGCTGACGCTGAAGGCGGAGCCGGTTGAGATCGACCCGGACCGCGCGGTGGCGATCGGCATCATCGTCAACGAGCTGGTGATGAATGCGGTCAAATACGCTTATCCGGATGGAGCCGGCCCTATTCACGTCGAGCTTCGATCGCGCGACGGCGGCCTGGAGTTGTCGATTTCCGACGACGGCGTCGGGTTGCAAGTGAAGCAGAATCCCCAATCCACCGGCATGGGCCAGCGCATCGTCAGCGCCATGGCGATCAAGCTCGACACCAAGGCAGAACGCGACCCGGCGCATCCTGGAACACGTATCGTCTTGCACCTGAAGAACACGGCCCAAACCCACGTTCGACAGCCCGCCCCCGGGATGGCTTGA
- a CDS encoding response regulator produces the protein MSLPVKIIMIEDDEGHARLIERNIRRSGVNNEIVPFTNGTDAVKYLFGTDGSGEEHKDQALLILLDLNLPDMTGIDILKRIKENSHVKCAPVVVLTTTDDEQEIKRCYELGCNVYITKPVNYENFANAIRQLGLFFSVIKVPSA, from the coding sequence ATGAGTCTGCCAGTCAAAATTATCATGATCGAGGATGACGAAGGTCATGCTCGTCTGATCGAACGCAACATTCGCCGTTCCGGCGTCAACAACGAGATCGTGCCATTCACCAACGGAACCGACGCGGTGAAGTACCTGTTCGGCACGGATGGATCTGGCGAAGAGCATAAGGATCAGGCGCTGTTGATCTTGCTCGACTTGAACCTGCCCGACATGACCGGGATCGATATTCTCAAGCGGATAAAGGAAAACAGTCACGTCAAATGCGCGCCGGTTGTGGTGCTAACAACCACGGACGACGAACAGGAAATCAAGCGCTGCTACGAGCTCGGCTGCAACGTCTACATCACAAAGCCGGTGAATTACGAAAATTTCGCCAACGCCATTCGGCAGTTGGGCCTCTTCTTTTCAGTCATCAAGGTTCCATCCGCCTAA
- a CDS encoding sensor histidine kinase, translating to MTQDAARRRTLWQIALLSAGFLVLVAISITSIILVNRVRDDSKWVVHTVEVESQISTVLLEIRRAESAARGYLLTSQPKFLTEHETAVKRIPPSVDALAKLTTDSPAQIENSKQLRTAVELRLAEFVKAIDYVKRDDIPGGIAMLRDGSSAVVQRVVEVAAAMSAEEDRLLQLRTAAADRSQTLSAVVTTAGSGLVLLLAGASIFLVRRSTQARDEAEQQLRDNNLYLEATVETRTADLREANEEIQRFAYIVSHDLRSPLVNIMGFTSELEELRTDIFTRIAKYSRAAAITSVAPEPIGDANPADAPELQAEDKQLSQDFSEALGFIKSSIGKMDRLISAILNLTREGRRDFHPVEIDARELIETIISSTAHQASESNTQIRVEPLPGVVSDRLALEQIFSNLIDNALKYLKPGTPGDILIKGRQKLGFVVFEIIDNGRGIDPKDHSRIFDLFRRAGLQDRQGQGIGLAHVRALVRRLGGTINVSSELHEGSTFTVTLPARWNFGTQGKEV from the coding sequence GTGACACAGGACGCGGCCCGTCGGCGCACGCTCTGGCAGATTGCCCTGCTCTCCGCGGGCTTTCTGGTGCTGGTCGCGATCAGCATCACGTCGATCATTCTGGTGAACAGGGTGCGCGACGACAGCAAGTGGGTGGTTCATACCGTCGAAGTTGAAAGTCAGATATCGACAGTTCTGCTGGAAATCCGGCGCGCTGAAAGCGCGGCTCGCGGCTATCTGCTGACATCCCAACCAAAGTTTTTGACCGAGCATGAAACGGCGGTCAAACGCATTCCGCCCAGTGTCGATGCACTTGCGAAGTTGACCACCGACAGCCCCGCTCAAATCGAAAACAGCAAGCAACTACGCACAGCTGTGGAGTTGCGGCTGGCCGAATTTGTGAAAGCTATCGACTATGTAAAGCGAGATGATATCCCCGGCGGCATTGCGATGTTACGCGATGGCAGCAGCGCTGTCGTTCAACGCGTCGTTGAAGTCGCCGCCGCGATGAGCGCCGAGGAAGATCGCCTTTTACAACTGCGAACTGCAGCGGCGGATCGCAGCCAGACGCTATCAGCGGTTGTCACCACAGCCGGTTCAGGGCTGGTGCTTCTTCTGGCCGGCGCCTCGATCTTTCTGGTGCGCCGCTCGACGCAGGCACGCGATGAAGCCGAGCAGCAATTGCGTGACAACAACCTTTATCTCGAAGCGACCGTCGAAACGCGAACCGCCGATCTTCGCGAAGCCAATGAAGAGATACAGCGCTTCGCCTATATTGTAAGCCACGACCTGCGCTCGCCGCTCGTCAACATCATGGGCTTCACGAGCGAGCTCGAAGAGCTGCGCACCGACATCTTCACCCGTATCGCAAAATACAGCCGGGCCGCAGCTATAACCTCCGTAGCTCCCGAGCCTATCGGCGATGCGAATCCCGCCGATGCGCCGGAACTCCAGGCAGAGGACAAACAGCTCTCTCAGGATTTTTCCGAAGCGCTCGGCTTTATCAAGTCGTCAATCGGCAAGATGGATCGACTGATCTCGGCAATTCTCAATCTGACCCGCGAAGGCCGTCGCGATTTTCATCCCGTGGAGATCGACGCAAGAGAGTTGATCGAGACGATTATATCGTCGACTGCTCACCAGGCATCTGAATCCAATACGCAAATACGCGTCGAACCGCTGCCGGGTGTCGTCAGCGACCGCCTTGCATTGGAACAAATCTTCTCCAACCTGATTGACAATGCTCTCAAATATCTCAAGCCAGGCACGCCAGGCGACATCCTGATCAAGGGCCGCCAGAAGCTCGGTTTCGTTGTCTTCGAGATCATCGATAATGGCCGCGGTATCGATCCAAAAGATCACTCCCGTATTTTTGACCTGTTTCGCCGGGCGGGCCTTCAGGATCGTCAGGGCCAGGGCATCGGGCTTGCCCACGTCCGCGCACTGGTGCGCCGTTTGGGTGGCACCATCAATGTTTCGTCAGAGCTTCACGAGGGCAGTACTTTTACAGTTACCCTGCCCGCACGATGGAATTTTGGAACTCAAGGAAAAGAAGTATGA
- the accC gene encoding acetyl-CoA carboxylase biotin carboxylase subunit: MFDKILIANRGEIALRVLRACKELGIATVAVHSTADANAMHVRLADESVCIGPPPAKDSYLNVPALLAACEITGADAVHPGYGFLSENARFAEILADHNLHFIGPKAEHIRLMGDKIEAKKTAQRLGIPVVPGSDGGVGPGDDAMAIAKKIGFPVLVKAAAGGGGRGMKVAPTEADLLLALSTASNEAKAAFGDGSVYLEKYLGKPRHIEIQILGDGRGGAIHLGERDCSLQRRHQKVWEEGPSPILNAAARAKIGETCAKAMREMQYLGVGTIEFLYEDGEFYFIEMNTRIQVEHPVTEMITGIDLVIEQIRVAAGGDLPCTQDEIVINGHAIECRVNAENPVSFRPSPGKILQYHPPGGLGVRIDSAVYQGYVIPPYYDSLVGKLIVHGKTRGECLMRLRRALDEMVVDGVETTLPLFRGLVREPSIIDGDYHIHWLEHYLAAGDTKSS; encoded by the coding sequence ATGTTCGACAAGATCCTGATTGCCAATCGCGGCGAGATTGCATTGCGCGTGCTGCGCGCTTGCAAGGAACTCGGCATCGCGACTGTTGCCGTGCATTCGACTGCGGATGCAAACGCAATGCATGTCCGGCTTGCCGACGAGAGCGTCTGCATCGGACCGCCGCCCGCCAAGGACAGTTATCTGAACGTGCCGGCGCTGCTCGCAGCGTGCGAAATCACCGGCGCCGATGCGGTTCATCCGGGCTACGGCTTCCTGTCGGAAAATGCGCGGTTCGCTGAAATTCTGGCCGACCACAATCTGCACTTCATCGGCCCAAAGGCCGAACACATCCGCCTGATGGGCGACAAGATCGAAGCTAAGAAAACCGCGCAACGCCTCGGCATTCCCGTGGTGCCCGGCTCGGACGGTGGCGTTGGTCCTGGTGACGATGCCATGGCCATCGCCAAGAAGATCGGGTTTCCCGTGCTGGTGAAGGCTGCCGCCGGCGGCGGCGGACGCGGCATGAAGGTCGCTCCGACCGAAGCTGATCTGTTGCTCGCGCTATCAACCGCCAGCAACGAAGCCAAGGCCGCGTTCGGCGACGGATCGGTCTATCTGGAAAAGTATCTCGGCAAGCCTCGCCACATCGAGATTCAGATTCTCGGCGATGGACGCGGCGGCGCGATCCATCTCGGCGAGCGCGATTGTTCTCTCCAGCGCCGTCACCAGAAGGTGTGGGAAGAAGGCCCCTCACCGATCCTGAACGCAGCCGCGCGCGCCAAGATCGGCGAGACCTGCGCCAAGGCGATGCGCGAGATGCAGTATCTCGGCGTCGGCACCATCGAATTCCTCTACGAGGATGGCGAGTTCTATTTCATCGAAATGAACACACGCATCCAGGTCGAGCATCCGGTGACCGAGATGATCACCGGCATCGACCTGGTGATCGAGCAGATCCGTGTTGCCGCCGGCGGCGATCTGCCCTGCACGCAGGACGAGATCGTCATCAACGGCCACGCGATCGAATGCCGGGTCAATGCCGAAAATCCGGTGTCCTTCCGCCCCTCGCCGGGCAAGATACTGCAATACCATCCGCCCGGTGGACTGGGCGTGCGGATCGATTCAGCAGTGTATCAGGGTTATGTCATTCCGCCGTATTACGACTCGCTGGTGGGCAAGCTCATTGTCCACGGCAAGACCCGTGGCGAGTGCCTGATGCGGCTACGGCGCGCTCTGGACGAGATGGTGGTGGACGGCGTCGAAACCACGCTGCCGCTGTTCCGCGGGCTGGTGCGCGAGCCCAGCATCATCGACGGCGACTACCACATCCACTGGCTCGAACATTATCTCGCAGCCGGCGACACCAAGTCGTCCTGA
- the accB gene encoding acetyl-CoA carboxylase biotin carboxyl carrier protein has translation MAASPKEPSAPKEKPADERELIRELAMLLDETNLTEIEIERAGLRLRVARNISIAAAAPVSYHPAPVAAAPASAPVAAATSADISKHPGAVPSPMVGTAYLASEPGAKPFIDVGSKVKVGDTLIIIEAMKTMNQIPSTRAGTVTQILVEDGQPVEFGEPLVIIE, from the coding sequence ATGGCCGCTTCGCCGAAAGAACCATCTGCTCCCAAAGAAAAGCCAGCCGACGAGCGCGAGCTCATTCGCGAGCTGGCAATGCTGCTCGACGAAACCAATCTCACGGAAATCGAGATCGAGCGCGCCGGATTGCGCCTGCGGGTTGCACGTAACATCAGCATCGCGGCAGCCGCACCCGTCTCTTATCACCCCGCGCCCGTCGCGGCGGCTCCGGCATCCGCACCTGTTGCGGCGGCGACGTCCGCCGACATCTCGAAGCATCCCGGTGCGGTTCCCTCGCCGATGGTCGGCACGGCCTATCTTGCGTCGGAGCCTGGCGCGAAGCCGTTCATCGACGTCGGCAGCAAGGTCAAGGTCGGCGATACGCTCATCATCATCGAAGCGATGAAGACGATGAACCAGATCCCGTCGACGCGCGCCGGCACCGTCACGCAAATCCTCGTCGAAGACGGCCAGCCCGTCGAATTCGGCGAACCGCTCGTCATCATTGAATAA
- the aroQ gene encoding type II 3-dehydroquinate dehydratase yields MAKTIYVLNGPNLNLLGTREPETYGHHTLADVEKLCHDSAALYGLTADCRQSNREGELIDFVHEAGAKKAAGIIINAGGYSHTSIALHDALIAVKLPTIEVHVSNIYAREPFRHHSFVASAAVATLCGFGIDGYRLAISGLAAKIGAKAKA; encoded by the coding sequence ATGGCAAAGACGATCTACGTGCTCAACGGGCCGAACCTCAATCTGCTCGGCACCCGCGAGCCGGAGACCTATGGCCATCACACGCTGGCCGACGTGGAAAAGCTTTGCCACGACAGCGCCGCCCTTTACGGCCTCACGGCGGATTGCCGGCAGTCGAACCGCGAGGGCGAACTGATCGATTTCGTCCACGAGGCCGGTGCCAAGAAGGCTGCCGGTATCATCATCAACGCGGGCGGTTACTCCCATACCTCGATCGCGCTTCACGATGCGCTGATCGCGGTCAAGCTCCCGACGATTGAAGTTCACGTATCCAACATCTACGCGCGCGAACCCTTTCGTCACCACTCCTTCGTCGCATCGGCAGCCGTGGCAACGCTGTGCGGCTTCGGAATTGACGGCTATCGCCTCGCTATCAGCGGCCTCGCCGCCAAGATCGGCGCCAAGGCAAAAGCCTGA
- a CDS encoding DsbA family protein: MFSLRSLAPLAFALVLGLPAASHAQSFNDAQRSEIQKIIKDYLVANPELLEEMSAELQKRQAVAEAEKHRAAVQKNADTIFKSPRGVVVGNRDGDVNFVEFFDYNCGYCKHAMVDMLALMKSDPKLRVVLKEFPVLGPSSVEAAQVGIAVRMQDPTGKKYLDFHQKLLNGRGQADKARAMAAAKDAGADMAKLEKDMTSPEISATLNENFKLAEEMGLNGTPSYVIGKDVVVGAVGAAGLAKKISEARCGKATC; the protein is encoded by the coding sequence ATGTTCTCGCTCCGCTCTCTTGCTCCCCTCGCCTTCGCACTGGTGCTGGGTCTGCCTGCCGCGTCGCATGCGCAGTCATTTAACGACGCCCAACGCAGCGAGATTCAAAAAATCATCAAGGACTATCTCGTGGCGAATCCGGAGTTGCTTGAGGAGATGTCCGCAGAGTTGCAGAAGCGACAGGCTGTGGCAGAAGCCGAAAAGCATCGCGCCGCCGTCCAGAAAAATGCGGACACGATTTTCAAGTCGCCGCGTGGCGTCGTTGTCGGCAACCGCGATGGCGACGTGAATTTCGTCGAATTTTTCGACTACAATTGCGGCTACTGCAAACACGCTATGGTCGACATGCTCGCGCTGATGAAATCGGATCCGAAGCTGCGCGTCGTGCTGAAGGAGTTCCCGGTGCTCGGGCCAAGTTCAGTCGAAGCCGCCCAGGTCGGGATCGCGGTCCGCATGCAGGATCCAACCGGCAAGAAGTATCTCGATTTCCACCAGAAGCTGCTGAACGGACGCGGACAGGCGGACAAGGCCCGCGCCATGGCAGCGGCCAAGGACGCCGGCGCCGACATGGCCAAGCTCGAAAAGGACATGACCAGCCCCGAAATCAGCGCGACGCTCAATGAGAACTTCAAGCTCGCAGAGGAGATGGGTCTCAACGGGACACCAAGCTACGTGATCGGAAAAGATGTCGTGGTCGGCGCGGTCGGCGCGGCAGGCCTGGCCAAGAAAATCTCCGAGGCCCGTTGCGGCAAGGCGACCTGCTAG
- a CDS encoding M48 family metalloprotease, producing the protein MTNVPLTVPAERSSVRAPITGWFRFGQSFARRATAIVTTAALLVASWPVHAQQRGGGGLPLLRDTETEQLLRDYTRPILRAAGLEKHNIQVVIINESSFNAFVADGRRIFVNYGALRESDTPNQIIGVLAHETGHLAGGHLSKLREQISRAQTQMIIAMLLGLGAAVAGARSGAGSAGAAAVAAPQAAIMRTMLSYQRQQEENADKAGVKFLNATGQSAKGMYETFKRFSEQSLYASRGADPYNMSHPMPAERVRALEELAKSSPYWDKKDDAALQLRHDMMRAKVSGFMERADTVNRRYPASNDSLPARYARAIATYRHGDLRSAQSQIDALIRVQPNNPYFYELKGQALLEGGKPVEAIAPLRKAVQLSNNAPLIEMLLGQAFVASENKAYAEEAIKILRAALIREPEAALGYTQLAMAYGRKGDYAEADLASAQAAFLRGDQKTARDLASRAKTRFAIGTPGWVKADDIVNTKPIKN; encoded by the coding sequence ATGACAAATGTCCCCTTGACCGTGCCAGCCGAACGCTCGTCCGTCCGCGCACCCATCACCGGATGGTTCCGTTTCGGGCAATCGTTCGCGCGACGCGCGACTGCGATCGTCACGACGGCGGCATTGCTCGTCGCGTCATGGCCGGTTCATGCGCAACAGAGAGGCGGCGGTGGCCTTCCGCTGCTGCGCGACACCGAAACCGAGCAACTCCTGCGCGACTATACCCGCCCGATCCTGCGCGCGGCAGGACTCGAGAAGCACAACATTCAGGTCGTCATCATCAACGAGTCGTCGTTCAACGCTTTCGTTGCCGACGGCCGCCGAATTTTCGTCAACTACGGCGCATTGCGCGAGTCCGATACGCCCAACCAGATCATCGGCGTGCTTGCGCACGAAACGGGGCATCTGGCCGGCGGACATCTTTCGAAGCTACGCGAGCAGATTTCCCGCGCGCAAACACAGATGATCATCGCCATGCTGCTCGGCCTGGGCGCAGCGGTGGCCGGTGCACGTTCGGGCGCCGGAAGCGCCGGTGCCGCTGCGGTCGCAGCACCTCAGGCCGCCATCATGCGCACCATGCTGTCCTATCAAAGGCAGCAGGAGGAAAACGCCGACAAGGCCGGCGTGAAATTTCTCAACGCCACCGGCCAGTCGGCCAAGGGCATGTATGAGACATTCAAGCGCTTCTCGGAGCAAAGCCTGTACGCATCCCGCGGCGCCGATCCCTACAACATGTCTCACCCGATGCCCGCCGAGCGCGTCAGGGCGCTGGAAGAACTGGCGAAGTCGAGTCCGTATTGGGACAAGAAAGACGATGCAGCTCTGCAGCTCCGCCACGACATGATGCGCGCCAAGGTATCCGGCTTCATGGAACGCGCGGATACCGTGAATCGCCGCTATCCGGCCTCGAACGACAGCCTGCCCGCGCGCTATGCCCGCGCCATCGCCACCTATCGTCATGGGGACCTGCGCAGCGCCCAGTCCCAGATCGACGCCTTGATCCGCGTGCAGCCCAACAATCCTTACTTTTATGAACTGAAGGGTCAGGCTCTGCTCGAAGGCGGCAAGCCGGTCGAGGCCATCGCGCCCCTGCGCAAGGCGGTGCAGCTGTCCAACAACGCACCGCTCATCGAGATGTTACTTGGCCAGGCCTTCGTGGCATCCGAGAATAAGGCCTACGCTGAGGAGGCCATCAAGATTCTGCGTGCAGCGCTGATACGGGAGCCCGAGGCAGCGCTTGGATATACGCAGCTCGCAATGGCGTACGGCCGCAAGGGCGACTATGCGGAAGCCGATCTCGCCTCGGCCCAGGCAGCCTTTCTACGCGGAGACCAGAAAACGGCGCGAGACCTCGCCTCGCGCGCGAAGACGAGATTCGCCATCGGCACGCCCGGTTGGGTCAAGGCCGACGATATCGTTAATACGAAGCCGATAAAGAATTGA